The region CGCTATGTCAATGCTGGAAATTTTTAAATCTAAAAAGTAGCTGGCTAAGCAAGCGGAAATTGCAACTGCCATTAAGCGTATTCTCACGCCTACTTTTTTGGAGATATCTTCGGATAAACCAATTGCAAATGGGATGCTTGCGATTAGGGGTAGTTGCCATGTAATTGATTCGTAGGGGGTACTAATGATGTGCAGCGTTAATCCAGCAATTAATCCAAAAAATATGCCTATTCCCCCAACCCTTGGAATGGTAACTAAATGGAGTTTTTGAATCCCTGCATCCGCCATGTCCCCAGAATGATTTTCGTGACTCAGTCTAGAGTGAATAATCAAAAACGTAAGAAATAAAGAGGCTATAAAGGCAGTTAATAAGCTAGACATCTTTTCATTCTAATATTAACGATAGCTTTGATAGGGAAACCAGCAGGCTAGATATCGACGATTTTGGGGTCAAACAAAACCAATGCCTTTTCAAGGGGGTGATAGCAAACGGTATTAGCGCTTCTATCCGTCTAAATTAGAGATATTTAGAGGAGTTATGTGCGAAAACGTACATATTTACCCCCCCAATCGTTATAATTGGTATATATAAATAGGGTTAAGTCTCTTGGGAGTGGTTTTGTTGTCAATAAATTGGTCAAAATTGGGTAGAAATTAGTGTAAATGATTGATTTTATTGAGAAAAATCTCGATTTAAGCGCAACTTCTCATGCCCCTTTGGTGGCTATATTGCTCTGCACCTATAACGGGGCACGGTTTTTGGCTGAGCAGCTCGATTCTTTGGAAAGCCAGACCCATCAAAATTGGGTTGTTTTCGCTAGTGATGATGGCTCTACCGACCAAACCCTAGAAATCCTGCAGCAATATCAGGCTAAATGGCCATCTGGGAAATTGACTATTCGCAGTGGCCCTCAAAAAGGTTTTTGCCAGAATTTTTTATCTTTAGCCTGTGATTCAAAAATTAAAGCCGATTACTACGCATTTTGTGATCAGGACGATGTTTGGTTGCCTGAGAAATTATCTACAGCGCTAAACAATATTATTTTTAATCAAGATTCCCGTCTGCCTTATTTGTATTGCGGGCGCACTAGGTACGTAAATGAGAATCTAAAGCCCTGCGGTATGTCACCACAGTTTGTTTTTCCACCAAGCTTTAGAAATGCCTTGGTGCAAAGTATTGCTGGTGGCAACACGATGGTGTTTAACCAATCAGCAAAAATGCTAATTACAAAAGTTGGCGCAGTAGATGTGCCATCCCATGACTGGTGGCTATATCAGTTAATCACCGGTGTTGAGGGTGATGTGTTTTATGATCGTAAAGCATATGTGCTTTACCGTCAGCATGAATTTGCTTTGGTTGGCGGCAATAATTCATTCCCAGCAAAGATGGAAAGAATTTGGATGCTATTACAAGGGCGATTCCAAAGGTGGAATACAAAAAACATTGAAGCGCTAAAAAAGGTAAATCACTTGCTTGTTAAAAATCATCAAGAGATTCTGAGAATGTTTGAATTACTAAGAGGTGCTAGGTTGCGTGATCGGTTACGCTTGATGGGGGTATGTGGACTATATCGTCAAACACGCCGCGGAACGTTTAGTTTATTTTTAGCAGCTTTAATTAAAAAAATATAGATAAGAAATTAAAGATTGCTATGACTCAGATGTCAAATCCTCATAAAGCGCAGCCTACTTCACTGAAAGCTTTAGTAGCGAGCTTAGTTAAGAATCGTCAGCTGGTTTATCAGATGACAAAGCGCGAAGTTATTGGGCGCTACAAGGGCTCAGTCTTTGGGTTGGCATGGTCTTTTTTTAATCCGATTGTAATGCTCATTATTTATACATTCGTCTTTTCAGTAGTCTTCAAGGCCCGCTGGGGCGCAAATAGTTCAGATAGCAAAACTGAGTTTGCATTGATACTTTTTGTAGGTTTAATCATCTTCAACCTTTTTGCAGAGGTAATCAATCGAGCTCCTGGATTGATTTTG is a window of Polynucleobacter asymbioticus QLW-P1DMWA-1 DNA encoding:
- a CDS encoding glycosyltransferase family 2 protein, with protein sequence MIDFIEKNLDLSATSHAPLVAILLCTYNGARFLAEQLDSLESQTHQNWVVFASDDGSTDQTLEILQQYQAKWPSGKLTIRSGPQKGFCQNFLSLACDSKIKADYYAFCDQDDVWLPEKLSTALNNIIFNQDSRLPYLYCGRTRYVNENLKPCGMSPQFVFPPSFRNALVQSIAGGNTMVFNQSAKMLITKVGAVDVPSHDWWLYQLITGVEGDVFYDRKAYVLYRQHEFALVGGNNSFPAKMERIWMLLQGRFQRWNTKNIEALKKVNHLLVKNHQEILRMFELLRGARLRDRLRLMGVCGLYRQTRRGTFSLFLAALIKKI